Within the Peromyscus maniculatus bairdii isolate BWxNUB_F1_BW_parent chromosome 2, HU_Pman_BW_mat_3.1, whole genome shotgun sequence genome, the region GACCAAATTCATTCCTttgtgcttgcatggcaagtactgtGCCAAATGAGCCTTCTCCACATCTCATAGGCAGGGAACCAAGAGAAAGTATACACTGGTTGCACCAAGAATTTGAGTGTGCCTAAAGTAAAGGATGTGAATGGCAAGCAGTCAAATCACGGAAGCCTTTACCTATCACCCTAACAACTTCCATTAAGTCAATGGGTAGAGAAGCAACGTGATCAGAATTTTCTATAGTATAAATCTGGACATGTCATCCCTCATGAAAGAATTGACTCTATTAGAGATAGTTCTACCTTCTCTgtcaaatatttctctttttgccAATGCTTGAAGAGCATCCCTTACTTGAGACTCTGTAAAAGTAACAGTTGTAACTAGTGTTGCTGAGATGGAGCCTAACCCAGAGAAAGAATGGACCATTTACTAATAGTTAACTTCAGTACCACATACAGTCTGTAAAATGTACCTATATCTTTATTTATCATTCACAGCAACTTTATGAAACATGCAGCTGGAATCACTATTGCCTTAGTGGAGCTCTGCTGAAGAGCTAGCTGCCCAGTCTCTCCCATGTTCCTCTTCTGACACTTGCGATGCCTGTTTGTCCTCTTCTGGTCATATGCCAGTCAGAAGATTTGTTTCCATGTCAATGTGCTCACCTCCTTGTAGCAAAGCAGATATATCACACAGGGCTGCTCCACCACTGTGTCTCCAGGTTCTTCAGTGTCATGCTTTCAGTTAAGAtttcatctgtctctgtgtctccattaTTGTTTATATTTAGCACAATTATAACAAATTCAAGAACAGACAATTCAGTTTTATTCTAAAGGCAAATTAACACCAGTCTAGTGAAAGCCTACTCTAAAATTTCACCTCAAAAACGCCATTGAAAGTAACAGGGAGTGTTTGTACAATTAGACTGGGATGGCTGATGtgtctacagaaaaaaaaatgttatttctagAACAAAAGCTTCCATGATAACCATTGTGAAGTCAGTCATCCAATGAAGAAAaatacaatgaatgaatgaaaagatttAACATACAGAAAGTATAATTTCACAGGGACAGATTTGCCTAGAAAAAGCAAAGTTGTCGGGCAGGTATGACACGGGCCTTATTAGATCCTTCCTCGGGAAAACGGAGTTTTAATGAGCACTTAAGAAGCTACCACCACGGAGCAGAATAAGTGCCACCCAAGAAGTTGGAGGGGGACTGTCATCAAAGTTTGCACAGTATGGAGCTGACCAAGTCTTTTCGTTTTCCTTTGATCTCATTTCCTTGCTTCCAAAATCAAGCCAACATCTTTATTATTCCTTTAGTTGTTTGGTTTGTATCTTTAGGCTCCTACCCCATTCTACAAGTGATTGAAGCAAAGAAGATATTTCTTCTGGCACTAAGATTCACTGACTACATTTATCTAAGTTTGCTTTTGGAGCAAATGTTCAGTGACTGAACTGATGTCCTCCCAACTATGACACACCAAAGACAAGAAATATTAGTAAGTGAACATTGGGACCTACTACATCCATAATAAACTACTCTGTGTACAAATACCTCATGACTGTGAAATTTCAGAGCTAATATTCAGCTCAGAATCCCAAAGGACTGAATGGTGTTTAGAATTTCTCTGCTGAGTTCTGCCAATGGCACATCCTTGGGAGAGTCACACACTTGGTACCAATGGCACTTTGCCCAGCAGTTTTTTCACAGCATCTTTTACTTCTTTGTTTCTTAAGCTATAAATTATTGGGTTCAACATAGGGGTAAGCACTCCATAAAGCAATGAGATGATCTTGTCTATTTCTTGTGAGTTTGATGAAGAAGGCTTCAGGTACATGGAGAGAGCAGCTCCATAATATAAGATCACCACAGTCAAGTGTGCACCACAAGTTGAAAAAGCCTTGTTTCTTCCCTCTGTTGAACTGATTCTCAGAATTGTAGAAAGGATGAAGCCATAAGAGATGCAAATCAAGAGCATTGGAATGGGCAGAAGGAGAATACTGACCACCAGCATAACCATGTCCATGAGTAGTGAACTCATGCAAGCTAATTTTAGCACCGCCAGAATTTCACATGTGAAGTGATCGATAACATTTCCACAGAGAGGAATCTGAAGGGCAAAACTAGTTTCCAGCAGGGCAGTGAGACAGCCTGTCACCCAGGAGACAGTGGCCATCTGCACACAGACTTGCCTGTTCATGATGATGGGGTACCTCAGTGGGTTGCAGATGGCCACGTAacggtcataggccatcacagCCAGAAGTATGCACTCTGTGGATCCCATGGAAAGGGATAGGTACATCTGTACCACACACCCAGAAAAGTTAATGGTTTTCTTGGATGACAGCAAGTTCACAAGCAAAGTGGGAATGGAAGCAGATGTGTAACAGATATCCATGAAAGAGAGGTTTCCAAGAAACAAGTACATGGGGGTTTGAAGGCGTGAATCCAGGACAGTGATTAAAATAAGAGTACTATTACCCAGGAGGGTAACCAAATACATTACAAGGCTGAAGACAAACAGAACAATCTCTAACCTTGGGTACCGGGAAAATCCCTCCAGGAAAAAAAGGCTCCAAACAGTGAAATTTTCTCCTTGCATTTCCTTCctagcaccaccaccactgataGTTACCTAGTAAGAGTCTCTTCATTTCATCTGAGGAacgtaaataaatgtaatgtttgTTTAGCTAGGAAAGTACAattccaccacacacacacacacacacacacacacacacacacacacacacacacacacacacactctatagGAGAGTGTGGTCTTTTTAATCTAAGGGGAAGAGacaggcttgatctgtttgattACTCCACAATCTAGGAGAAATTCACTTCTAGATTTAGAAAACAACGAATTGGAATGAAGAAagccaattttatattttatgtcagCCCATAATCCTGTCCTTGGAATAGTCGGTTTTCAATAAAAGTGTGAAAGTGaccaaatgaagaaaaatgtaaatggtCATCGGATAAGTCCATTTTGAACTTTGTAAATTGAACACAATTTAGCAAAATAGGTCACATACTTGAAGAGGTGAGAGCTCATCCTAAAAATCAGGAATGCTCTTAAGTGGATGAAGGAAGGAATGCtgacataaatgaatgaattttaaaacaaactctgaggaagaggaagaagagaaagagaagagaaggggaagagagcagaggggaagggaagaaagaagagaggagaggggaggagaggagaggagaggagaggggaggggaggggagggaagggggggaggggaggagagaggagtagGTCTAAATGAACTCTGTCTAGTTAGCAGCCTATAAAATTTGCTTCAAAAAGGATGATATTGTTTAAAGCATTATGATTACATTTAAGAACCATTTTATAAGTGAAACAAAAATATCTCACCTCATTTAAACACTGATATATCCATTACACAGTTTCCTCCAGTATTGAGCCCCATACTTCATACTTAAAAGTTCTAAAAAAAGTTTATACAGGTGATTCTCTTACTATGTCTTAAAATCAATGGATTTCTAGGAAATGCAGAAATTAAAGTCTTGTCAAAAATTTATTTAAGAGTTTTTTGAAAATTAAGGATGATACAAGTTGTAAAAGAGgcatttcagattttattttttccatgttaCATTAACAAAAATTATTCCAGAAAACGTACCTTGCTTTTGACTTCCACTGCTCATTATCATCTTCAAACTTTTTCTGCCCCCTCATCCTCTCCAATCTTTCTTCAAACACACATGCTCTTAAATATTCCCTTCACTGCCATCCCATCATGCATACTGCTATCTCTTGACTTTCTTTCATAGAAAAACCCACCCATCAGATAGATGCTCAATGTTGCGATAATTCAGCCTTcgtttccttttcttgtttcagGGTTTTGGTCACTACAATCAGCCTTCTCCTCGTTCTCCACCTTTAGAGTTGACATCCTCAGAGATGGTGGACAGAGTAACACCACCACAATGTCTTATTGTATTGATGATAGAGACATACAGTTTTTCAAACTGCCTCCATCACATTACAtcatctttccctctccctccactgtTGCTCATTTCTACTCAATTAACaagtgctttcattttttttcctgttttactaATTAATTCCTAAGCAGCTTACACTGCAAGTCCAAATGTTATCAGTAACACCAAATACAGCTTTAGTATCCCAGAAAAACTTCAGAATTCCTCTTTTCTATGATAACCAAACatagttttttcttctcttcttaatattttcttccatcaaTAATAGTTGATTCTTACATTAGTTGACTAATATTTCTTGTGAATTTTTCTGCAAAATTTAATACTTGGTAAAATCCCTGTCAAGTAAATTACTTTAAAGAAGCAAATTATATACTGCTGTTAAGACCAACATTAGCTTGGGTGCTCAGAATTTGATATTTTTGTACTGCACAAAAATAGTAaccaaggccgggcggtggtggcgcacgcctttaatcccagcactcgg harbors:
- the Or2k2 gene encoding olfactory receptor 2K2 — protein: MQGENFTVWSLFFLEGFSRYPRLEIVLFVFSLVMYLVTLLGNSTLILITVLDSRLQTPMYLFLGNLSFMDICYTSASIPTLLVNLLSSKKTINFSGCVVQMYLSLSMGSTECILLAVMAYDRYVAICNPLRYPIIMNRQVCVQMATVSWVTGCLTALLETSFALQIPLCGNVIDHFTCEILAVLKLACMSSLLMDMVMLVVSILLLPIPMLLICISYGFILSTILRISSTEGRNKAFSTCGAHLTVVILYYGAALSMYLKPSSSNSQEIDKIISLLYGVLTPMLNPIIYSLRNKEVKDAVKKLLGKVPLVPSV